The Algoriphagus sp. TR-M9 genome has a window encoding:
- a CDS encoding PRC-barrel domain-containing protein produces MNTEYNFPISCRTVAGCDVKTIKEESVGTIKDIMVDTETGDVAYIVLELHRDFLNLGNKYLALPWEAFDFHGQQRKVILVKADKEKLENAPGFEKDSWPVGSQHQFIGEIKSYYGYDRRKVLIE; encoded by the coding sequence ATGAATACTGAATACAATTTTCCAATCAGCTGCAGGACGGTAGCTGGATGTGATGTAAAAACCATAAAAGAAGAATCCGTAGGCACCATCAAAGATATCATGGTAGATACTGAGACCGGAGACGTAGCATACATCGTGCTTGAGCTACACAGAGACTTTCTCAATCTCGGAAATAAGTATCTGGCATTGCCTTGGGAGGCATTTGATTTTCACGGACAGCAACGCAAGGTAATTTTAGTCAAAGCGGATAAAGAGAAACTGGAAAACGCACCTGGATTCGAAAAGGACAGTTGGCCGGTAGGATCCCAGCATCAGTTTATTGGCGAAATAAAGTCATACTATGGATATGACAGGAGAAAGGTGCTGATTGAATAG
- a CDS encoding DUF748 domain-containing protein: MKKFLWILGVIIIVGVAGTFALERYLAETLRSRINANADRQYDVLFEDIEIHLLRQSIEMREISLHPLKEGMSTSINGNMHSLELADVRMLKFLMGDVIEVGQLSMERPSFVLVHQDSVEKKPGNFSNAFQNLFGDLVSRGVIRNFSLRDGSAELFNQSDTLRKFGSFDGLSITAKNLTTDSALVNHAIPFKLESIETRMSNLEVNLNPEQTFRIEELVLDSKADAFDITGLSLRFEDSAVEASKRAEYQLDIIEVEVKNVRIERLNARSTVYGNWSIFAGLATIDSLVLHDVRNKNKQRPPDEPEKPMFEGMVEKIPFPLELDTVRLTNSLITYSEIPPGKSQPYDLNFERLSAEITNISSLDSLQHGEMLIYGEAVLNGFAQMSMDVTVPYTNDEFSLKGKVGSFNLQELNAIIGHISNVEITSGEVKNLEISMNANQYASSNSMRFDYSDLHLDLLDDAAQKKKLMSLVANILTSTDNLPEKGNYKRAEFQTERNKYRGVFNLIWNSVREGLLEIVPGDFAQLIMSEKDPPDDGKRR, from the coding sequence TTGAAAAAATTCCTTTGGATTCTCGGTGTCATCATCATAGTGGGAGTAGCGGGTACTTTTGCTTTAGAGAGATACCTGGCAGAAACTCTCCGATCCCGCATCAATGCAAATGCGGACAGGCAGTACGATGTGCTTTTTGAGGACATAGAAATTCACCTGCTAAGGCAAAGTATAGAGATGCGGGAAATCTCACTCCACCCGCTGAAAGAAGGGATGTCCACTTCGATCAATGGGAATATGCATTCTCTGGAGCTCGCGGATGTGCGTATGTTGAAATTCCTGATGGGGGATGTGATCGAAGTGGGGCAGCTAAGTATGGAGCGTCCGAGCTTTGTGTTGGTCCATCAGGATTCGGTGGAGAAAAAGCCGGGGAATTTTTCCAATGCCTTTCAAAATTTATTCGGAGACTTGGTGTCCAGAGGAGTGATCCGGAATTTTAGTTTGAGAGATGGCTCTGCAGAACTGTTTAACCAGTCGGATACTTTAAGAAAGTTTGGGAGCTTCGATGGATTGAGCATTACAGCAAAAAACCTTACTACTGATTCCGCCTTGGTCAATCATGCTATTCCCTTCAAATTGGAAAGTATAGAGACCAGAATGAGCAATCTGGAAGTGAACCTGAATCCTGAGCAGACTTTCCGCATAGAGGAGCTTGTGCTAGACTCCAAGGCTGATGCTTTTGATATTACAGGTTTGAGTCTTCGCTTTGAGGATTCTGCCGTAGAGGCGTCTAAGCGGGCGGAATATCAGCTTGACATCATAGAAGTGGAAGTGAAAAATGTGCGTATCGAAAGGCTCAATGCGAGAAGTACAGTGTATGGTAACTGGTCGATTTTTGCGGGACTGGCGACCATAGATAGTCTGGTGCTTCATGATGTGCGAAATAAAAACAAACAACGCCCGCCAGATGAGCCTGAGAAGCCCATGTTTGAAGGGATGGTAGAGAAAATTCCATTTCCTCTGGAGCTAGATACAGTCAGACTGACAAATTCGCTGATCACTTATTCGGAGATTCCTCCGGGAAAATCACAGCCTTATGATTTGAACTTTGAAAGGTTAAGTGCCGAAATCACCAATATTTCATCCTTAGATTCCTTGCAACATGGAGAAATGCTCATTTATGGGGAAGCTGTGTTGAATGGGTTTGCGCAGATGAGTATGGACGTGACTGTACCCTATACCAATGATGAATTTTCTCTAAAGGGTAAAGTGGGGAGTTTCAATCTTCAGGAATTAAATGCCATTATAGGTCATATTTCAAATGTAGAAATTACCTCCGGTGAAGTGAAAAACCTGGAAATCTCCATGAATGCCAACCAATATGCATCTTCAAATTCCATGAGGTTTGATTATTCGGATTTACACCTGGATTTATTGGATGACGCTGCCCAGAAGAAAAAACTGATGAGCTTGGTGGCAAATATTCTCACGTCCACTGATAACCTCCCGGAAAAAGGGAATTATAAAAGGGCTGAGTTTCAAACCGAGCGTAATAAATATCGGGGAGTATTTAATCTGATCTGGAACTCAGTGCGGGAAGGTTTACTAGAAATAGTGCCCGGAGACTTCGCACAATTGATTATGTCGGAGAAGGATCCCCCAGATGATGGCAAGAGAAGGTAA
- a CDS encoding endonuclease/exonuclease/phosphatase family protein has translation MKAKISVLLFCFLIIASLAQAQDDQPIFKVMTYNIYHGATPDSLSKPNLEEIANLIIQTQPEVIAFQEVDSMTTRSVEIFGEKTNLIAELSKLTGYRGYFAKAMDYAEGGYGEGLLVKKGSEYYTQKLPTPVGGEPRAAAWVKVELRNQQRLYFGGTHLCHQFPENRIAQIEALTSYADTLAYPVFWAGDLNFDPSSEAYRNVPDKWADAGKVAGDETPTFDSEAGKRIDYVWFDPEHFEVLDYQVLDVPFSDHFPVLVTLRLIKP, from the coding sequence ATGAAAGCCAAAATCTCCGTTCTGCTTTTCTGCTTTTTGATTATTGCCTCACTGGCCCAGGCACAGGATGATCAGCCTATATTCAAGGTGATGACCTATAACATCTACCATGGGGCTACGCCAGACTCCCTTTCCAAACCCAATCTAGAAGAGATTGCTAACCTGATCATACAGACACAACCTGAGGTTATAGCCTTTCAGGAGGTAGATTCCATGACTACGAGAAGTGTAGAGATTTTTGGAGAAAAGACTAATCTGATCGCCGAGCTCAGCAAATTGACAGGCTATAGAGGCTATTTTGCCAAAGCGATGGACTATGCAGAAGGCGGGTATGGAGAAGGGTTACTGGTCAAAAAAGGCTCAGAATATTACACCCAAAAACTCCCAACTCCAGTAGGTGGAGAACCTCGGGCGGCAGCTTGGGTAAAAGTAGAATTACGCAACCAACAGCGCTTATATTTCGGAGGAACTCACCTCTGTCACCAATTCCCGGAAAATAGAATTGCCCAGATTGAGGCATTAACTTCCTATGCTGATACCCTGGCCTACCCGGTTTTCTGGGCAGGAGACCTGAATTTTGATCCCAGCTCTGAAGCCTACCGTAACGTCCCGGATAAGTGGGCAGATGCCGGAAAAGTAGCCGGAGATGAGACCCCGACCTTTGACTCAGAAGCAGGCAAAAGAATTGATTATGTGTGGTTTGATCCGGAACATTTTGAAGTGCTGGACTACCAGGTTTTAGATGTGCCTTTTTCGGATCATTTCCCTGTATTAGTAACGCTTAGATTAATAAAACCTTAA
- a CDS encoding 3-keto-disaccharide hydrolase, with the protein MKKSLPLLLLCLAAIGFSFQFASHQAKNPDWETLFNGKDLQDWTVKIRKHELNENFANTFRVEDGLMKVRYDGYDQFDQQYGHIFYQKPYSYYLLQVEYRFVGEQAKGGEGWATRNSGAMLHCQDPKTMLKDQDFPISIEAQFLGGNGKNPRSTCNLCTPGTNVVMDEKLITSHCVTSSSQTYHGDQWVTANFIVMGDGQVHHMVGTDTVISYSQAQIGGGNVAPVDPKVKQDGKLLNGGYISLQSESHPIDFRTVRIIDLSSIKDDEEKLQELVHEKLSEK; encoded by the coding sequence ATGAAGAAATCACTCCCCCTGCTTTTGCTCTGCTTAGCAGCTATCGGCTTTTCCTTTCAGTTTGCTTCTCACCAGGCCAAAAACCCTGACTGGGAAACTCTTTTTAATGGAAAAGACCTGCAAGACTGGACGGTAAAAATCCGAAAACATGAACTGAACGAAAATTTCGCCAACACTTTCCGAGTAGAAGACGGTCTGATGAAGGTACGCTATGACGGCTATGACCAGTTTGACCAGCAGTACGGACATATTTTTTACCAAAAACCCTATTCCTATTATCTCCTACAGGTGGAGTACCGCTTTGTAGGTGAGCAGGCAAAGGGCGGCGAAGGCTGGGCTACCAGAAATAGCGGCGCCATGCTTCACTGCCAAGATCCTAAAACCATGCTAAAAGACCAGGATTTCCCTATTTCCATAGAAGCTCAGTTTCTCGGTGGCAACGGCAAGAACCCTAGAAGCACCTGTAACCTCTGCACCCCGGGTACGAATGTGGTTATGGATGAAAAATTAATCACTAGCCACTGCGTGACCTCCTCTTCACAGACCTACCATGGAGACCAGTGGGTCACCGCCAATTTCATAGTCATGGGAGATGGTCAGGTTCACCACATGGTGGGCACAGACACAGTGATCAGCTACTCCCAAGCGCAGATCGGAGGCGGAAATGTAGCCCCGGTAGATCCTAAGGTAAAACAAGATGGCAAATTGCTAAATGGAGGATACATTTCACTGCAGAGCGAAAGTCACCCAATTGATTTCCGAACGGTGAGAATCATCGATCTCAGCAGCATCAAAGATGATGAGGAGAAATTACAGGAATTGGTTCATGAAAAGTTATCGGAGAAATAA
- a CDS encoding SIMPL domain-containing protein, whose translation MKNYLTLILAIAFFAPALAQDDMSVPLIEVEGYSERKIAPDEANFQINLEEKAMKVPDAVQVLNKKTERLAQALKKAKIQDYKLIADNYSVNVNRIYRSGSSKDSGYVARQTLRVVTSSKNEDLQKIVEAIQNAGDMSYNLSFQVSETTEKSLQDEMLREALKDAERKAKLISETLGIRSIQVHRVSLEAQPVTYPKMEMMRAQADGAAAPPMLNPDDQRLQKRVVVKYTY comes from the coding sequence ATGAAGAACTACCTTACTTTAATTCTGGCCATTGCTTTTTTTGCGCCAGCACTGGCTCAAGATGACATGTCTGTTCCTCTGATTGAAGTGGAGGGATATAGCGAAAGAAAAATTGCTCCAGATGAAGCTAATTTCCAGATAAACCTGGAAGAAAAAGCCATGAAAGTGCCTGATGCCGTTCAGGTATTGAACAAAAAAACTGAGCGCCTGGCCCAAGCCTTGAAAAAAGCTAAAATCCAAGATTACAAGTTGATCGCAGACAATTATTCGGTTAACGTAAACCGGATTTACCGCAGCGGGTCATCCAAGGACTCCGGGTACGTAGCCCGTCAAACCCTAAGAGTGGTGACGAGTAGCAAGAATGAAGATCTGCAAAAAATCGTAGAGGCCATCCAAAATGCAGGCGACATGAGCTATAACCTGAGCTTTCAGGTGTCTGAAACCACCGAGAAATCCCTGCAGGACGAGATGCTGCGTGAAGCCCTAAAAGATGCAGAACGTAAAGCTAAACTGATCTCAGAAACCCTGGGAATCAGAAGCATTCAGGTGCACCGGGTTTCATTGGAAGCTCAGCCTGTAACCTATCCTAAAATGGAAATGATGCGGGCTCAAGCTGATGGCGCAGCAGCTCCTCCCATGCTCAACCCCGATGATCAGCGACTGCAAAAACGGGTAGTCGTGAAATACACATATTAA
- a CDS encoding O-methyltransferase, which yields MNQNTNISKPEVYDTLLKKSEQNGFTMPSDLYIGTLLKSLVASKPCGNFLELGTGMGLSLAWMVAGMDDCGSVISIDNDPSLCRIVQQHFNLDSRVNILCQDGSEWIKNYSGDQFDLIFADAWPGKYSELDETLALLKPGGFYVIDDMDEQPNWPEGHAERAEELIKVLEAKSGFSCTKMNWSTGVILLCKMN from the coding sequence ATGAACCAAAATACCAATATCTCTAAACCTGAGGTTTACGACACCTTACTGAAAAAGTCGGAACAAAATGGGTTTACCATGCCCTCGGATTTGTACATAGGCACCTTGCTTAAATCTCTAGTAGCCAGCAAGCCATGTGGAAATTTCCTGGAATTGGGCACCGGTATGGGGCTTTCATTGGCTTGGATGGTAGCGGGAATGGACGATTGCGGATCCGTCATTTCCATTGACAATGACCCCTCGCTATGCCGGATTGTTCAGCAGCATTTCAATTTAGATAGCCGGGTCAATATTCTTTGTCAAGATGGATCAGAATGGATCAAAAACTACAGTGGAGACCAGTTTGATCTGATTTTTGCAGACGCCTGGCCTGGCAAATACAGCGAATTGGACGAAACTTTAGCCTTATTGAAACCTGGAGGGTTCTATGTAATAGATGATATGGACGAACAGCCAAACTGGCCAGAAGGACACGCAGAAAGAGCCGAGGAATTGATCAAGGTTTTAGAAGCAAAATCAGGATTTTCATGTACCAAAATGAATTGGTCCACAGGAGTGATCCTACTCTGCAAAATGAATTAA
- a CDS encoding Pycsar system effector family protein: MEETIQPKKDKTERERQTFFRVTFMNNCNLLQIADNKANIVISINALVISSVVAIIGYGTISHQIDYQSIVTLVPIMILLSTCLVSTILAVQAARPKMLGKQKNTEAEVKSSLMFFGVSSNFNLDDYLSELDSILPSKKKINEQMAISLFYQGKVLSRKYKLLSHAYTVFIIGLGLGVITFFIYLLVL, encoded by the coding sequence ATGGAAGAAACTATACAACCGAAGAAAGACAAAACGGAAAGAGAGCGTCAGACTTTTTTTAGGGTGACTTTTATGAATAACTGTAATTTGCTGCAGATTGCTGACAATAAGGCCAATATTGTGATCAGTATCAATGCGCTGGTGATTTCATCGGTAGTGGCGATTATTGGCTATGGTACGATTTCTCATCAGATTGATTACCAGAGTATAGTCACTTTGGTACCGATCATGATTTTGCTTAGCACTTGTTTGGTTTCCACTATTTTGGCTGTACAAGCTGCCCGGCCCAAGATGCTGGGCAAACAGAAAAATACGGAAGCAGAGGTCAAGTCCAGTTTGATGTTTTTCGGAGTAAGTTCAAATTTCAACCTGGATGATTACCTGAGCGAGCTGGATTCTATTTTGCCCAGCAAAAAGAAAATAAATGAGCAAATGGCAATCTCACTGTTTTATCAGGGCAAGGTTTTGAGCCGAAAATACAAATTGCTTTCCCATGCATATACCGTTTTCATCATTGGACTAGGACTGGGGGTAATTACGTTTTTTATTTACCTGCTGGTGCTTTGA
- a CDS encoding phosphocholine-specific phospholipase C, producing MNDSRREFLKKAALVTGGASIWSSMPMAVQRAMAIPAAPGTTFYDAEHVVMLMQENRSFDHCFGTMKGVRGFNDPRAISLPDQNPVWLQPDKNGNRFAPFRFDIKDTKATWMSGTPHSWENQVDARNEGKYDGWIEAKRPGKQYYDLPLTMGFYSREDLPFYYALADAFTVCDQHFCAALTGTTTNRSYFWTGKTHGADGEKAKVRNGELTYGKEGTWRTFPELLEDNGVSWKVYQNELSISTELEGEAESLLANFTDNNLEWFSQFGVRFHPEHYLFLQKRHQSLPSEIAELKVKIASNPSNLEELEKELKEKEEGLAYLDVYLKKWNAEEFEKLSERSKNLHKKAFQTNIGDPNYHQTEKLAYQENGEDRETLIPKGDILHQFRKDVKEGTLPTVTWLVAPQKFSDHPSAPWYGAWYASEVMNILTEDPEVWKKTIFIINYDENDGYFDHVPPFVPPNPHEPNGKMSDGLSSVGEFVTAEEELKDGFKPNEARTSPVGLGYRVPLIIASPWSRGGWVNSEVCDITSTIQFLEKFLSKKTGKKIEETNISSWRRTVSGDLTSAFRPYNDEKIKHATPVNQEEFVKQIYNAKFKNIPTNFIKLTEAEAKKAALNPRDSAVFPKQEPGTKPSNGLKYDLHADGELSPDGKNYLITFTAAQEIFEKNSLGSAFNVYAPGKYRNPKTKAFEPVKTWAFAVKSGDSFTYEWPVSAFENGIPHLRVYGPNGFFREFMGNTPTSSLKLSAQAVIKNKKAKDELQLLIRNTSSGNLTVTANDAVYLKLNEEIKLAPGAKKTLKIDTKKSQGWYEINVSTKENPDLKITYAGRLETGKDSISDPQMGRVI from the coding sequence ATGAACGATTCAAGAAGAGAATTTTTAAAGAAAGCAGCTTTAGTCACCGGCGGAGCTAGCATCTGGAGTTCCATGCCCATGGCTGTGCAACGAGCTATGGCCATCCCGGCTGCTCCAGGGACCACTTTTTACGATGCAGAGCATGTGGTCATGCTGATGCAGGAAAACAGATCTTTTGATCACTGCTTTGGCACCATGAAAGGCGTACGTGGCTTCAACGACCCCAGAGCTATTTCTCTTCCGGATCAAAACCCAGTTTGGCTTCAGCCAGACAAAAACGGCAATCGTTTTGCCCCTTTCCGCTTTGATATCAAAGACACCAAAGCCACTTGGATGAGTGGCACGCCGCACTCCTGGGAAAATCAGGTGGATGCGCGCAACGAGGGAAAATACGACGGCTGGATCGAAGCCAAAAGACCGGGCAAACAATACTATGATTTACCACTCACCATGGGCTTTTATAGTCGGGAGGATTTACCGTTTTACTATGCTTTAGCAGATGCATTCACGGTATGTGATCAACACTTTTGCGCAGCACTGACTGGAACCACCACGAACAGAAGCTATTTCTGGACTGGAAAAACCCATGGTGCAGACGGTGAAAAGGCAAAAGTCAGAAATGGCGAACTGACCTACGGCAAGGAAGGCACTTGGAGAACTTTTCCGGAATTGCTGGAGGACAATGGTGTCTCATGGAAGGTATATCAAAATGAATTGAGCATCAGCACCGAACTTGAAGGAGAAGCAGAATCACTTTTGGCCAATTTCACTGACAATAATCTGGAGTGGTTTTCACAATTCGGTGTTCGTTTTCATCCTGAGCATTACCTTTTTCTGCAAAAAAGACATCAATCCCTACCTTCCGAAATCGCTGAATTAAAGGTGAAAATCGCCAGCAATCCAAGCAATCTGGAAGAACTGGAAAAGGAACTGAAGGAGAAGGAAGAAGGTCTGGCTTACCTGGATGTTTACCTGAAAAAATGGAATGCTGAAGAATTCGAGAAACTTTCAGAACGCTCAAAAAACCTCCATAAAAAGGCTTTCCAAACCAATATCGGCGATCCTAATTACCACCAAACAGAAAAGCTTGCCTACCAGGAAAATGGGGAGGACAGAGAAACCCTGATTCCAAAAGGCGACATCCTACACCAATTCCGTAAGGATGTCAAGGAAGGTACTTTGCCAACTGTCACTTGGCTAGTTGCTCCGCAAAAATTCTCTGATCACCCTAGTGCACCTTGGTATGGCGCCTGGTACGCTTCGGAAGTCATGAACATATTGACAGAGGATCCGGAAGTGTGGAAAAAGACCATTTTTATCATTAACTATGATGAGAACGATGGCTATTTTGATCACGTCCCTCCTTTCGTTCCTCCGAATCCTCATGAGCCAAACGGCAAAATGTCGGACGGACTTTCCAGTGTGGGAGAATTTGTGACTGCTGAAGAAGAATTGAAAGATGGCTTCAAACCAAATGAGGCAAGAACCAGCCCAGTTGGTTTGGGCTATAGAGTTCCACTGATCATCGCATCCCCCTGGTCCCGAGGAGGCTGGGTGAACTCAGAAGTTTGTGATATTACTTCTACGATACAGTTTTTGGAGAAATTCCTTTCGAAAAAGACCGGAAAGAAAATCGAAGAAACCAATATCAGTTCTTGGAGAAGAACAGTCAGCGGGGACTTGACTTCGGCTTTCCGCCCCTATAATGATGAAAAAATCAAACATGCTACCCCTGTCAATCAGGAGGAATTTGTCAAGCAGATTTACAACGCCAAATTCAAAAACATCCCTACCAATTTCATCAAATTAACGGAGGCCGAGGCGAAAAAGGCCGCATTAAACCCTAGGGATTCTGCCGTTTTCCCAAAGCAAGAACCCGGTACCAAACCTTCCAATGGATTGAAATATGATCTGCATGCGGATGGAGAGCTCAGCCCAGACGGAAAGAACTATCTCATCACCTTTACGGCCGCTCAGGAAATTTTTGAAAAAAACAGTCTGGGTTCAGCCTTCAATGTTTATGCGCCGGGCAAATACAGAAACCCGAAAACAAAAGCTTTCGAACCCGTAAAAACCTGGGCGTTTGCGGTAAAATCCGGCGATAGCTTTACCTATGAATGGCCAGTTTCAGCATTCGAAAATGGAATTCCTCATCTGCGGGTTTATGGCCCAAATGGCTTTTTCAGAGAGTTTATGGGCAATACTCCTACTAGTTCCTTAAAGCTAAGTGCCCAGGCAGTTATAAAAAACAAGAAGGCAAAAGACGAACTGCAGCTGCTGATCAGGAACACTTCTTCGGGAAACCTCACGGTGACAGCAAATGACGCAGTGTATTTGAAATTGAATGAAGAAATCAAGCTGGCCCCGGGAGCTAAAAAAACACTGAAGATTGACACCAAAAAATCTCAGGGCTGGTATGAAATCAATGTCTCCACCAAAGAAAATCCGGATCTGAAAATCACTTATGCTGGAAGACTGGAAACTGGCAAAGACAGCATCTCAGATCCGCAGATGGGGAGAGTAATTTAG
- a CDS encoding B12-binding domain-containing radical SAM protein: MASKVLFITPPFTQLNTPYPATAYLKGYLNQIGVASNQVDLGIEVILQLFSKSGLTRIFQEIEAQDADLSDNAARIVRLKANYLQTIDPVIAFLQDRNPTLTYRIAEGDYLPEASRFEQLDDLEWAFGTLGIRDKARYFATLYLEDIGDLISEQIDPHFGFSRYAERLGMSANSFDEMQEALNQPSGLIDEMLCDLLEQKILQYQPTSVAFSVPFPGNLYGAFKCGQYLKKYYPQLVLWMGGGYPNTELRSLKEPRVFDYMDFIVLDDGEAPIRLLLDHLDGKIPVSELKRTFTRIAGKVTFCNSNPAKDVPQREVGTPDYSDLLIRDYLSVIEVANPMHRLWSDGRWNKMTLAHGCYWGKCTFCDVSLDYIGRYEPITASILCDRIEEIIAQTGENGFHFVDEAAPPALMRDLAIEILRRDLSVVWWTNIRFESSFTADLCRLLRASGCIAVSGGLEVASDRLLEMIKKGVTVSQVAQVTNHFTQAGIMVHAYLMYGFPTQTAQETIDSLEMVRQLIQAGVIQSGFWHRFAMTAHSPVGLDPKAFGAVNLMPTAGSFANNDLPHEDPTGADHELFGEGLRKSLFNYMHGVCFDVPLQDWFDTKVPKTTVSKDYIANEIRNEPAAEYKDRNRILWIGAQPELQIFEEDEISELIFSGKKEDFAMELPLELGQWVAEMLHTVGYNQKLNTLKPIRESYEESFGDFEEMLESEVWEILREHGLLVF, translated from the coding sequence TTGGCCTCGAAAGTTCTCTTTATTACCCCGCCTTTTACTCAGCTGAATACGCCTTATCCTGCTACGGCTTATCTGAAAGGATACCTCAACCAAATTGGTGTGGCTTCCAATCAAGTGGATTTGGGAATAGAGGTGATCTTACAGCTTTTTTCAAAATCTGGCTTGACAAGGATATTTCAGGAAATAGAAGCTCAGGATGCAGACTTGTCAGATAATGCTGCGCGGATTGTACGGTTGAAAGCGAATTACCTTCAGACCATAGATCCGGTGATTGCTTTTCTACAAGACAGAAATCCTACCCTGACTTATAGAATTGCAGAGGGAGATTACCTGCCTGAGGCAAGTCGTTTTGAGCAATTGGATGATCTGGAATGGGCTTTTGGGACGCTGGGAATTCGGGACAAGGCACGATATTTCGCCACGCTTTATCTGGAAGATATTGGAGATTTGATCTCTGAGCAGATCGATCCACACTTTGGATTTAGCCGCTATGCGGAGCGTTTGGGCATGTCAGCCAATTCCTTTGATGAAATGCAGGAAGCGCTTAATCAACCCTCAGGTTTGATCGATGAAATGCTCTGTGACTTGCTGGAGCAAAAGATACTACAGTACCAACCAACTTCTGTTGCCTTTTCTGTGCCTTTTCCCGGTAATCTATATGGAGCTTTCAAATGCGGGCAATACCTCAAAAAGTATTATCCGCAATTGGTGCTTTGGATGGGCGGAGGGTATCCGAATACGGAATTACGCTCGCTGAAGGAACCTCGGGTTTTTGATTACATGGACTTTATCGTTTTGGATGATGGAGAAGCGCCGATCAGGCTTTTGCTCGATCATCTGGATGGGAAAATTCCGGTTTCTGAGTTAAAAAGAACCTTTACCAGAATAGCTGGTAAAGTGACTTTTTGCAATAGCAATCCTGCCAAAGACGTTCCTCAGCGGGAAGTGGGAACGCCGGATTACAGTGATTTGCTGATCCGGGATTACCTTTCTGTGATCGAGGTTGCCAATCCCATGCATAGACTTTGGTCGGATGGGCGCTGGAATAAGATGACTTTGGCTCATGGCTGCTACTGGGGGAAATGCACGTTTTGCGATGTGTCGCTGGATTATATAGGAAGATATGAGCCTATCACGGCGTCGATTTTATGTGATCGAATTGAAGAGATTATAGCTCAGACGGGTGAAAATGGGTTTCACTTTGTAGATGAAGCTGCGCCTCCGGCATTGATGCGGGATCTGGCAATTGAGATTCTTCGTAGGGATCTTTCTGTGGTTTGGTGGACGAATATCCGCTTCGAAAGTAGCTTCACAGCTGATCTTTGCCGACTTCTGAGAGCTTCTGGCTGTATCGCCGTTTCCGGAGGTTTGGAAGTGGCTTCAGATCGATTGTTGGAGATGATCAAGAAAGGCGTCACGGTTTCCCAAGTCGCTCAGGTGACCAATCATTTCACCCAGGCAGGAATCATGGTGCATGCCTATCTGATGTATGGTTTTCCTACCCAGACAGCTCAGGAAACGATTGATTCTTTGGAGATGGTTCGGCAATTGATCCAAGCTGGAGTGATCCAATCAGGCTTCTGGCATAGATTTGCCATGACAGCGCACAGTCCGGTTGGGCTGGATCCCAAAGCTTTTGGAGCAGTTAATCTTATGCCTACTGCAGGTTCTTTTGCCAATAATGACCTTCCGCACGAGGATCCGACAGGAGCAGATCATGAGCTTTTTGGTGAGGGGCTGCGCAAATCGTTGTTCAATTACATGCATGGGGTCTGCTTCGATGTTCCGCTTCAGGATTGGTTTGATACAAAAGTTCCAAAGACAACGGTTTCTAAGGATTACATAGCCAACGAAATCAGGAATGAGCCTGCTGCGGAATATAAAGATCGAAACAGGATTCTGTGGATTGGAGCACAGCCTGAGCTTCAGATTTTCGAAGAAGACGAGATTTCTGAGTTGATTTTTTCAGGAAAAAAGGAGGACTTCGCCATGGAGCTTCCATTGGAATTAGGTCAGTGGGTTGCAGAAATGCTCCATACAGTCGGTTATAATCAAAAGCTGAATACCCTGAAGCCAATCCGTGAAAGCTATGAGGAATCTTTCGGAGACTTTGAGGAAATGCTGGAATCAGAGGTTTGGGAGATTCTTAGAGAGCATGGGTTATTGGTGTTTTAA